A stretch of Funiculus sociatus GB2-C1 DNA encodes these proteins:
- a CDS encoding SpoIID/LytB domain-containing protein codes for MITQRLQLLFQRLLHPSSSGLTILLWIALVAPAQAAMELRVAIQQGVSKITIGSSTKAVIRDGAGRVVGEMAPMDGKEARSSGGSVAMDGRKATDLLIEPTSGGYVWIGDRWYRGRARIVPSGKGLTAVNQVDLEQYLYSVLGAEMGGNWPLEALKAQAVAARTYALYKRQTSGNGVYDLGDTQSSQVYKGLDTETTGTHQAVNATAGQVLTYNNQLILAVFHSSSGGHTENVENVWTQPLPYLRGVADYDQGAPPYQWQKTFSKSELSRLLGVSNIKTLVPERTTPTGRIMTMKVVGNGSTRRMSGSQLRSALGLKSTWFTVSSSSTGFQINGRGFGHGLGLSQWGAHNLAQQGVNYQQILGHYYQNTALTSLQVK; via the coding sequence ATGATAACTCAACGTCTCCAATTGCTCTTTCAAAGACTACTCCATCCTTCTTCATCCGGACTGACTATCTTATTGTGGATTGCCCTAGTTGCCCCTGCTCAAGCTGCAATGGAATTGCGCGTAGCAATTCAACAAGGTGTTAGCAAGATTACCATAGGCAGTTCTACCAAAGCTGTAATCCGCGACGGTGCTGGTCGAGTTGTGGGAGAAATGGCACCAATGGATGGCAAAGAAGCCCGTTCATCTGGCGGTAGCGTGGCGATGGATGGACGAAAAGCCACGGATCTATTGATTGAGCCGACCAGTGGCGGATATGTTTGGATAGGCGATCGCTGGTATCGGGGTCGCGCCCGCATCGTTCCCTCAGGCAAAGGACTCACCGCCGTTAACCAAGTCGATTTAGAACAATATCTCTACAGCGTCTTAGGGGCAGAAATGGGTGGCAACTGGCCTTTGGAAGCGCTGAAGGCGCAAGCTGTCGCCGCCCGCACCTACGCCCTTTATAAACGCCAAACTTCAGGCAATGGCGTTTACGATCTTGGCGATACCCAAAGTTCCCAAGTTTACAAAGGTCTTGATACCGAAACTACAGGGACGCACCAAGCTGTAAATGCCACAGCAGGGCAAGTGCTGACTTACAACAACCAGCTGATTCTCGCCGTCTTCCATTCCTCCTCTGGAGGACACACGGAAAATGTGGAAAATGTTTGGACACAACCGCTTCCGTATCTGCGCGGTGTCGCCGACTACGACCAGGGAGCGCCACCCTACCAGTGGCAGAAAACTTTCTCCAAGAGCGAACTCAGTCGCCTTCTCGGTGTGAGCAATATCAAAACCTTAGTCCCAGAGCGCACAACGCCTACGGGACGCATAATGACTATGAAAGTAGTTGGTAATGGGAGTACGCGGCGGATGAGCGGCAGTCAGTTGCGTAGCGCATTGGGACTGAAGAGTACCTGGTTCACTGTTAGTTCTTCCTCAACAGGTTTTCAGATCAATGGTCGCGGTTTCGGTCATGGTCTTGGTTTGAGCCAGTGGGGAGCTCATAATTTAGCTCAGCAGGGAGTAAACTATCAGCAAATTTTGGGACACTATTATCAGAACACCGCCCTTACTAGCCTTCAGGTTAAGTAA